The Argentina anserina chromosome 3, drPotAnse1.1, whole genome shotgun sequence genome includes a region encoding these proteins:
- the LOC126787161 gene encoding receptor-like protein 6, whose protein sequence is MCNSDESSALLQFKNSFLVNLSLDGFLSSSFSPNNTESWAKDEDCCTWSGVTCERVTGHVSGLDLSFGGLQGILHPNSSLFSLGHLKMLDLSFNDFMGSSISSMFGGFVSMTHLHLADSNFTGQIPPEISHLSKLVSLKLSSGLLSFDPYERTTIDTLSMRRIAQNLTSLRVLSLYIVDMSLVESDSFLNFSSSLTSLSLSNCNLRGKFPLTIFHLPNLEELDLSGNNNLTGYTPKSNWSSPLNDLRLSETKISIDLLFLTSSLKSLRVLFLQQCSFSRPHLELSGNLTQLMSLILSGNSFGGQIPWSLLNSEQLISLDLSSNMFVGELPEIHSNFSKASSYVPHPSKEQLVGSIPMGLTILGLSYNLLGGIIPSWVYSLPSLDSLTLSHNEFIGNIHDFQSPSWRNLDLSNNKLHGLIPSSIYGLVQLSNLDISSNNLSGVVKFEKFKTLQSLTYLDLSYNHLMVSFQNFSNYALPNLSTLHMSSCNITQFPYFLINSTQLTSLDLSNNQIQGNFPAWVLEVGRNSISYVNLSHNFLTGSIEQFLWKNIQFLDLRSNLFRGKLPIPSPSTYFFSMSNNQLTGRLPSTICNLTSVKVIDLSNNSLSGRIPECIGNLSPKLSVLDLHMNQFRGKIPSTFPKDNFLRNLNLHGNQMEGTLPQSLLNCKMLEVLDLGDNNINDTFPKWLESLPELQVLILRSNRLYGPIGNPETKFPFQKLRIIDLSSNQFGGPLPAKYF, encoded by the coding sequence ATGTGTAATTCTGATGAGAGTTCTGCTTTACTTCAGTTCAAGAACTCATTTTTAGTTAATCTCTCTCTAGATGGTTTTCTTTCCAGTTCGTTTTCTCCTAATAACACGGAGTCCTGGGCAAAAGATGAAGACTGTTGCACATGGAGTGGTGTCACATGCGAAAGGGTCACTGGTCACGTGAGCGGACTCGACCTTAGTTTTGGCGGGCTTCAGGGGATACTTCACCCCAACAGCAGCTTATTCTCTCTTGGCCATCTCAAGATGCTAGACCTATCTTTCAATGATTTCATGGGTTCTTCCATTTCTTCCATGTTTGGTGGATTTGTAAGTATGACACACCTTCATCTCGCCGATTCCAACTTCACAGGTCAAATCCCTCCTGAAATCTCCCACCTTTCCAAATTGGTTTCACTTAAGCTCTCTTCTGGATTACTTTCTTTTGATCCCTATGAAAGAACAACAATAGACACGCTTAGCATGAGAAGAATTGCTCAGAACCTCACTAGCCTTAGAGTGCTTTCTCTCTATATTGTTGACATGTCTTTAGTTGAATCCGACTCCTTCCTgaatttctcttcttctttgaccTCACTTTCACTCTCCAATTGTAACCTGCGCGGGAAGTTCCCATTGACTATATTCCACCTACCCAATCTTGAAGAACTTGACTTAAGTggaaacaataatctcacaggTTATACCCCCAAATCAAATTGGAGTAGTCCCCTGAATGACTTGAGGCTCTCGGAAACCAAAATTTCGATAGATCTGCTATTCTTGACAAGCAGTTTGAAATCTTTGAGGGTTTTGTTTCTTCAGCAGTGCAGTTTCTCACGACCACATCTTGAATTATCTGGTAATCTCACACAACTCATGTCTTTGATTCTATCTGGTAATAGTTTTGGTGGCCAGATACCATGGTCGCTTTTAAACTCTGAGCAACTTATTTCCTTGGATCTTTCAAGCAACATGTTTGTGGGTGAACTTCCAGAAATTCATAGTAATTTTTCAAAAGCATCTTCATATGTACCTCATCCTTCCAAGGAACAACTTGTTGGTTCTATTCCTATGGGTTTGACCATACTCGGTTTATCATACAACCTGCTTGGCGGAATAATACCATCTTGGGTATATTCTTTGCCATCTTTGGATTCTTTGACCCTCAGCCACAACGAATTCATTGGTAATATCCATGATTTCCAGTCTCCTTCCTGGAGGAATCTTGATTTAAGTAATAACAAGCTCCATGGCTTGATTCCTAGTTCAATCTATGGACTTGTGCAACTTAGCAACCTTGATATCTCCTCAAACAACTTGAGTGGAGTTGTGAAGTTTGAAAAGTTTAAAACTCTCCAAAGTCTCACCTATCTTGATCTTTCCTATAATCATCTAATGGTGAGTTTTCAGAATTTCAGTAATTATGCATTGCCTAATCTTTCAACCCTGCACATGTCATCCTGCAATATAACTCAGTTTCCGTACTTCCTGATAAACTCAACCCAGTTGACATCGCTGGATCTTtccaacaatcaaattcaaggCAACTTTCCAGCTTGGGTGTTGGAAGTGGGGAGAAATTCAATTTCATATGTTAATCTTTCTCACAATTTCTTGACGGGCAGTATAGAACAATTTTTGTGGAAGAACATACAGTTTCTTGATCTTCGTTCCAATTTGTTTAGAGGAAAACTTCCTATTCCATCACCTTCAACATACTTCTTTTCCATGTCAAACAATCAGTTGACTGGACGATTGCCATCTACCATTTGCAACCTGACTTCTGTTAAAGTAATTGATTTATCAAACAATAGTTTGAGTGGCAGGATTCCTGAATGTATAGGGAATTTGAGTCCAAAACTCTCTGTTTTGGATTTGCATATGAATCAGTTTCGTGGGAAGATCCCTTCAACATTCCCAAAGGATAATTTCTTGAGGAATCTTAACCTTCATGGGAATCAGATGGAAGGAACACTGCCGCAGTCTCTACTCAATTGCAAAATGCTGGAAGTTCTAGACCTGGGAGACAACAACATAAACGATACTTTCCCAAAATGGTTGGAGTCTCTTCCGGAGTTGCAGGTTCTCATCTTGAGATCTAACAGACTGTATGGTCCAATTGGAAATCCAGAGACCAAATTTCCCTTCCAGAAACTGCGGATCATCGACCTCTCCTCCAATCAGTTTGGTGGCCCTTTGCCAGCGAAGTACTTTTAG
- the LOC126787162 gene encoding receptor-like protein 34, whose amino-acid sequence MKNVQDDELKYMGENYYQDTVTVVMKGFELELVKIQTMFTTIDFSGNVFRGEIPRVIGELKSLKGLNFSSNKLQGPIPSAFGNLTNLEWLDVSSNMLSGEIPRQLTDLTSLAKLNLSVNRLVGQIPRGNQFDTYENDSYSGNLGLCGYPLSKTCTNEKAPEPPSFDQQEDDMNGFDWKMVWMGYGCGMVIGFSVGYIVFSIRKVDWRIRVMGRELRSKMVKRGKKTSVRTRN is encoded by the coding sequence ATGAAAAACGTGCAAGATGATGAGCTGAAATACATGGGAGAAAACTATTACCAAGACACAGTCACAGTCGTAATGAAAGGGTTCGAGCTTGAGTTGGTCAAAATACAGACCATGTTCACAACCATTGATTTTTCAGGCAATGTTTTCAGAGGAGAGATTCCAAGGGTGATTGGCGAGCTCAAATCACTAAAGGGGCTTAACTTCTCTAGTAACAAGCTTCAAGGTCCAATTCCATCCGCCTTCGGTAACTTGACCAATCTCGAATGGCTGGACGTCTCCTCAAACATGCTCTCTGGTGAGATTCCAAGACAACTAACCGATTTGACGTCGCTTGCGAAGTTAAACCTATCAGTTAACCGGTTGGTTGGGCAAATACCTCGTGGGAATCAGTTTGATACATATGAAAATGATTCATACAGTGGAAATTTGGGGTTGTGTGGATATCCACTGTCCAAAACATGTACCAACGAGAAAGCTCCTGAACCACCATCCTTTGATCAGCAAGAAGATGATATGAATGGATTTGACTGGAAAATGGTATGGATGGGTTACGGATGTGGAATGGTAATTGGTTTTTCTGTGGGATATATTGTTTTTTCCATTAGGAAAGTTGATTGGCGAATAAGAGTCATGGGAAGAGAATTAAGAAGCAAAATGGTGAAAAGGGGCAAGAAGACTAGTGTGAGAACTAGAAATTAA